The Pygocentrus nattereri isolate fPygNat1 chromosome 2, fPygNat1.pri, whole genome shotgun sequence genome has a window encoding:
- the LOC108436858 gene encoding leukocyte immunoglobulin-like receptor subfamily A member 3 — protein MEFRSLSVILWLIVFIHYGQTQDLPKPTLTVEPESSVFSGESVTLKCEIKGYDGWTYQWYKQDKQSRWSAVSQSEYYTVNRDTLTIRADAVIHGDQYRCSGERHDRLTSSQYSDFVTLTINALPRATLYIVEPESPVYTGGSVTLKCEINTYDEWTFQWYKQDKQHRWILVSQAEYYTVNRDTLTIREHAVIHGDPHLCRGERRDRPKVSQYSNSVALPVNALPTATLTVEPEGPVFTGGSVTLKCEIQSHSNWRYQWYKGSSRTAVSQSETNTFTIRSAADQDQYWCRGERDDRPSSSQPSNTVTLTVKGEAKAVLSIKPDKHVFRGEAVTLRCDIQWGRDTECKYSWYKEANTLYSSSTTQEFRFSPAEESHSGNYTCSGEDIGNSGYSQSSDAVTLTVTGLPRATLTVEPEGPVFSGESVTLKCEIQSHSNWRYQWYKGSRRTAVSQSQTNTFTIRSAADQDQDQYWCRGERDYRPTSSQPSNTVTLTVKDTSPEVSLMVSPSRAQHFITDSLSLSCEGQSDSTGRRVRRYTHSEKVSDCSSGWGSVTGSTCSISSLSTSHTGVYWCESESGESSNPVNISVTNGAVILDSPVHPMTEGDTLTLRCLYHDPKPSNLTAEFYKNGSLLQTQTIHTVSKSDEGLYHCKHPERGESPQSWISVKGLLRSEASFSVLSLLSRVMAASPYLLVSIILGLKCYKARGEN, from the exons aTCTACCCAAACCTACACTGACTGTAGAACCAGagagctctgtgttcagtggagAGTCAGTcactctgaagtgtgagattAAAGGTTATGATGGATGGACGTATCAGTGGTATAAACAGGATAAACAGAGTAGATGGAGTGCAGTGTCTCAGTCTGAGTATTACACTGTAAACAGAGACACTCTCACCATCAGAGCAGACGCTGTGATTCACGGAGATCAGTATCGGTGTAGCGGAGAGAGACATGACAGACTAACATCATCACAGTACAGTGACTTTGTTACATTAACTATAAATG CTTTACCCAGAGCTACACTCTACATTGTAGAACCAGAGAGTCCAGTGTACACTGGAGGGTCAGTCACCCTGAAGTGTGAGATTAACACTTATGATGAATGGACGTTTCAGTGGTATAAACAGGATAAACAGCATAGATGGATTCTAGTGTCTCAGGCTGAGTATTACACTGTAAACAGAGATACTCTCACCATCAGGGAACATGCTGTGATTCATGGAGATCCGCATCTGTGCAGAGGAGAGAGACGCGACAGACCAAAAGTATCACAGTACAGTAACTCTGTTGCACTCCCTGTAAACG CTTTACCCACAGCTACACTGACTGTAGAACCAGAGGGTCCTGTGTTCACTGGAGGGTCAGTgactctgaagtgtgagatACAGTCTCACAGTAACTGGAGATATCAGTGGTATAAAGGCAGCAGTAGaactgcagtcagtcagtctgaaaCAAATACCTTCACCATCAGATCAGCAGCAGATCAGGATCAATACtggtgtagaggagagagagatgacagacCCTCATCTTCACAACCCAGCAACACTGTTactctcacagtgaaag GTGAAGCAAAAGCTGTGTTGTCCATAAAGCCTGATAAACATGTGTTCAGAGGAGAGGCTGTCACTCTCAGATGTGACATACAGTGGGGGAGAGACACTGAATGCAAATACAGTTGGTATAAGGAAGCTAACACACTCTACTCATCCAGCACAACACAGGAGTTCAGATTCAGCCCTGCTGAAGAGTCTCACAGTGGTAATTATACCTGCAGTGGAGAAGACATAGGAAACTCGGGGTACTCTCAGAGCAGTGATGCTGTCACACTGACTGTAACAG GTCTACCCAGAGCTACACTGACTGTAGAACCAGAGGgtcctgtgttctctggagagtcagtgactctgaagtgtgagatACAGTCTCACAGTAACTGGAGATATCAGTGGTATAAAGGCAGCAGGAGaactgcagtcagtcagtctcagACAAACACCTTCACCATCAGATCAGCAGCAGATCAGGATCAGGATCAGTACtggtgtagaggagagagagattacagacCCACATCATCACAACCCAGCAACACTGTTactctcacagtgaaag ATACCTCTCCTGAAGTCTCTCTGATGGTCAGTCCCAGCAGAGCTCAACACTTTATtactgactctctctcactgagctGTGAGGGACAGAGTGACTCTACTGGACGGAGAGTGAGAcgatacacacacagtgagaaggTATCAGATTGTTCATCAGGCTGGGGATCAGTTACAGGATCTACATGCAGCATCAGCTCCCTCAGCACATCCCACACTGGAGTGTACTGGTGTGAGTCTGAATCTGGAGAGAGCAGCAATCCTGTTAACATCTCAGTGACCA ATGGTGCTGTGATTCTGGACAGTCCTGTTCATCCTATGACTGAGGGAGATACTCTGACTCTGCGCTGTTTATATCATGACCCAAAGCCCTCAAACCTCACAGCTGAGTTCTATAAGAATGGATCACTCCTCCAGACTCAGACCATCCATACTGTCTCGAAGTCAGATGAAGGtctctaccactgtaaacacccagagagaggagagtctCCACAGAGCTGGATCTCAGTCAAag gtctGCTCAGGTCAGAAGCTTCATTCTCAGTTCTCAGTTTGCTCAGTAGAGTAATGGCAGCATCTCCATATCTGCTGGTGTCCATCATACTGGGACTCAAATGCTACAAAGCTCGAGGAGAGAACTGA
- the polr2d gene encoding DNA-directed RNA polymerase II subunit RPB4: MATGSAGPQSVGDVEEDASQLLFPKEFENAETLLNSEVHMLLEHRKQQNESAEDEQELSEVFMKTLNYTARFSRFKNRETIASVRSLLLQKKLHKFELASLANLCPEAAEEAKALIPSLEGRFEDEELQQILDDIQTKRSFQY; encoded by the exons ATGGCGACCGGCTCGGCGGGACCTCAGAGCGtcggagatgtggaggaggacGCGTCTCAGCTGCTCTTCCCCAAAG aatttgaaaatgcagaGACACTCCTGAACTCGGAAGTGCACATGCTGCTCGAGCACCGCAAGCAACAGAACGAGAGTGCAGAGGACGAGCAGGAGCTCTCAGAGGTCTTCATGAAAACGCTGAACTACACAGCACGCTTCAGCCGCTTCAAGAACCGGGAGACCATCGCCAGTGTGCGCAG CTTACTTTTGCAAAAGAAACTACATAAATTTGAATTGGCAAGTTTAGCCAATCTGTGTCCGGAGGCTGCAGAAGAAGCAAAAGCACTCATTCCAAG CTTGGAAGGCCGATTTGAGGACGAGGAGTTGCAGCAGATTCTGGACGATATTCAGACGAAGCGGAGCTTTCAGTATTGA